The following are encoded together in the Carboxydothermus pertinax genome:
- the ftsW gene encoding putative lipid II flippase FtsW — translation MKPAKGTPDLIFLLLIFTLVLFGLVMIFSASQYTSYVQYHTVWYYFKKQFLWSILGTVTLFLALNVDYRELRRYSGILIFIAIILCLLVVFVGVEVKGAQRQLRFGSVNLSPSEVLKFAIIIFLAKHFQKNYQYITDFKKGFLPVVGIMAMADGLVLLQKDLGTILAISGTIFALLLIAGAKPSHLTGLGILGVFGVLGAIFLEEYRRKRFIGFWYLLLGDEKKLKGYEAVIYQVKQSLYAIGSGGLFGVGLGRSHQKMFYLPEQHTDFIFAIIGEELGLIGTLLVIGLFLAILYRGLKLAHRAPDIFGFFLVAGYTCMMVIPAFINIAVATGVFPVTGIPLPFISYSGSSLVINMTAAGIILNVSRHQRRRSGF, via the coding sequence ATGAAACCGGCAAAGGGTACCCCGGATTTAATTTTTTTGCTGTTAATTTTTACCCTGGTATTGTTTGGCCTGGTAATGATCTTTTCTGCCAGCCAGTATACCAGTTATGTTCAGTACCATACGGTGTGGTATTATTTTAAAAAACAGTTTTTATGGAGTATTTTGGGAACTGTTACTCTTTTTTTAGCCCTTAATGTTGATTATCGAGAATTAAGGCGTTATAGCGGGATTTTAATTTTTATAGCGATAATATTATGTTTATTAGTTGTTTTTGTAGGTGTTGAGGTAAAAGGTGCTCAAAGACAGTTAAGGTTTGGATCTGTAAATCTTTCGCCCTCGGAAGTCTTAAAATTTGCCATAATCATTTTTTTGGCCAAGCATTTTCAAAAAAATTACCAGTATATTACCGATTTTAAAAAAGGTTTTTTGCCGGTAGTGGGAATTATGGCTATGGCCGATGGTCTCGTTCTCTTGCAAAAAGATTTGGGGACGATATTAGCGATAAGTGGAACTATTTTCGCTCTTCTTTTAATTGCCGGGGCGAAACCCTCCCATTTAACTGGTCTTGGAATTTTGGGAGTATTTGGGGTTTTGGGTGCGATATTTTTAGAAGAATACCGAAGAAAACGCTTTATTGGTTTTTGGTATCTTCTCCTTGGGGATGAAAAAAAATTAAAAGGGTATGAAGCGGTTATATATCAGGTAAAACAATCACTCTACGCTATAGGTTCTGGCGGGCTCTTTGGGGTCGGACTTGGCCGCAGTCACCAGAAAATGTTTTACTTACCGGAGCAACATACAGATTTTATTTTTGCTATCATTGGTGAGGAGTTAGGTTTAATTGGAACGCTTCTGGTGATAGGTTTATTTTTAGCTATACTGTATCGGGGGTTAAAATTAGCCCACCGGGCCCCAGATATCTTTGGCTTTTTCCTGGTAGCAGGATATACCTGTATGATGGTAATTCCAGCGTTTATCAATATTGCGGTAGCTACCGGAGTGTTTCCGGTTACTGGAATTCCCTTGCCTTTTATTAGTTATAGCGGCTCGTCGCTAGTCATTAATATGACCGCTGCCGGTATTATTTTAAATGTATCGCGCCACCAACGGAGAAGGAGTGGATTTTAG
- a CDS encoding stage V sporulation protein D has protein sequence MHNYKSIYKKRTGVLFIFLAVFASIIVVRLFYLQVIKAETLKSEALADRQSEIILPPQRGNILDRNGNLLAQSLSVESLVANPKQLMKYYYDETKQTYKESAEEQKSGIKKKPLGLLLEKLSQILNLDEKSKKDLRKKLSNTKTSYVWVKRKLSYDEAKALKKLLADTKDEVYTLGLDLVEENKRYYVHNDFASHLLGYVGYDNQGLAGLELSLDKYLKGIPGRLVIERDARGLEIPETSSLYIPAQPGNNVYLTIDETIQYFVERELNNIQSQLNPALAMIIVMDPKTGEILGMGSRPSFNPNEFAKYPANVREKNFAIWYNYEPGSTFKIITSAAALEEGVVHPNDRFYDPGYVVVNGHKIKDWSQTPHGDQSFAEVIQNSCNPGFVKVGLGLGKERFYKYIRSFGFGERTGIELPGEQKGLVIPENKVTNLNLATISIGQSIAVTPIQLIRAVSAVANGGKLVEPHVVKKIVDQNGNTVLENKPHYLKRVISEETAKTLRELLELVVLKGTGSKAYIKGYRVAGKTGTAQVVSPNGGYAPGKYVASFVGFAPANDPKFVALVVIVEPSSGSYYGGQIAAPVFKNLGEDILRYMGVKPQKDPEPAKNNQETEILPKDVRVPALEGLSLWEAQKKLIESGLIFNVGGQGPKVIKQSPEPGVMVPEGTEITLTLGQGKGSTDKIVVPELTGLTFDEVSEILKRLGLGFRYIGAGVAVEQDISPGTVVPPGTVVKVKFKN, from the coding sequence TTGCACAACTATAAGTCAATTTATAAAAAAAGAACCGGCGTGCTTTTCATATTCTTAGCTGTCTTTGCCTCTATTATTGTTGTGAGGCTTTTTTATTTACAAGTGATAAAAGCTGAAACCTTGAAAAGCGAAGCGCTAGCAGATCGGCAGAGTGAAATTATCCTTCCTCCCCAAAGGGGAAATATCCTGGATCGAAACGGAAACCTTTTGGCCCAATCTTTAAGTGTGGAGTCGTTAGTGGCAAATCCTAAACAGTTAATGAAATATTACTATGATGAAACAAAACAAACTTACAAAGAATCTGCCGAAGAACAGAAGAGCGGAATTAAAAAAAAACCTTTAGGATTGCTGCTAGAAAAACTAAGCCAAATTTTAAATTTAGATGAGAAATCTAAGAAAGATTTAAGAAAAAAGCTCTCCAATACAAAAACAAGTTATGTTTGGGTAAAAAGAAAGCTTTCCTATGATGAAGCCAAAGCATTAAAAAAATTATTAGCTGATACAAAAGATGAAGTTTATACCTTGGGTTTGGATTTAGTGGAAGAAAATAAGCGGTATTATGTTCATAATGATTTTGCTTCTCATCTTTTAGGGTATGTTGGTTATGACAACCAGGGTCTTGCAGGCCTTGAGCTTAGTTTGGATAAATATTTAAAAGGTATCCCCGGTCGCCTTGTAATCGAACGAGATGCCAGGGGGTTAGAGATTCCTGAAACTTCTTCCTTATATATTCCTGCCCAGCCTGGAAACAATGTGTATCTTACCATCGATGAAACAATCCAGTATTTTGTGGAAAGAGAATTAAATAATATCCAGAGCCAATTAAATCCTGCTTTAGCGATGATTATTGTAATGGACCCCAAAACCGGTGAAATTTTAGGGATGGGTTCCCGTCCTAGTTTTAATCCCAATGAATTTGCTAAATACCCGGCGAATGTTCGAGAAAAAAACTTTGCAATATGGTATAATTATGAGCCGGGTTCGACTTTTAAAATTATTACATCTGCTGCCGCATTAGAAGAAGGCGTAGTTCACCCCAATGACCGCTTTTATGATCCCGGTTATGTGGTGGTAAATGGCCATAAGATAAAAGACTGGAGCCAAACCCCTCACGGCGATCAGTCTTTTGCTGAGGTTATCCAAAATTCCTGTAACCCTGGTTTTGTAAAAGTGGGATTAGGCTTAGGGAAAGAGCGGTTTTATAAATATATAAGAAGCTTTGGCTTTGGGGAAAGAACAGGGATTGAACTTCCTGGAGAGCAAAAAGGTCTTGTTATACCTGAAAACAAAGTAACTAATCTTAACCTTGCCACAATTTCCATCGGGCAGTCGATAGCAGTAACGCCAATTCAGCTTATTCGGGCGGTTAGTGCTGTGGCTAATGGCGGTAAACTTGTCGAACCTCATGTGGTTAAAAAAATAGTTGACCAAAACGGCAATACGGTTCTAGAAAATAAACCTCATTATTTAAAACGGGTAATTTCTGAAGAAACTGCTAAAACTTTACGGGAGCTTTTAGAGCTGGTTGTTTTAAAAGGTACCGGCTCGAAAGCCTACATTAAGGGGTACCGGGTAGCCGGGAAAACCGGAACGGCTCAGGTAGTCTCTCCTAATGGCGGCTATGCCCCAGGAAAATATGTGGCTTCTTTTGTAGGTTTTGCCCCGGCCAACGATCCAAAGTTTGTTGCTTTAGTGGTAATTGTAGAACCAAGTTCCGGGTCTTACTATGGTGGACAAATTGCTGCTCCAGTATTTAAAAATTTAGGCGAGGATATTTTAAGATATATGGGGGTAAAGCCCCAGAAAGATCCGGAGCCGGCTAAAAATAATCAGGAAACAGAAATCCTGCCTAAAGATGTTCGGGTACCAGCTTTAGAAGGGCTTAGCCTCTGGGAAGCACAGAAAAAACTTATTGAGAGTGGCCTCATTTTTAACGTGGGAGGGCAGGGCCCAAAAGTTATAAAACAATCCCCAGAGCCAGGAGTTATGGTGCCCGAAGGTACAGAAATTACCTTAACCCTTGGTCAGGGAAAAGGATCTACTGATAAAATTGTGGTTCCTGAACTTACCGGTCTTACGTTTGATGAGGTTAGCGAAATTTTAAAACGATTAGGCCTTGGTTTTCGTTATATTGGTGCCGGGGTGGCGGTGGAACAGGATATAAGCCCCGGGACGGTGGTGCCGCCCGGGACTGTGGTTAAGGTTAAGTTTAAAAATTAA
- a CDS encoding UDP-N-acetylmuramoyl-L-alanyl-D-glutamate--2,6-diaminopimelate ligase has translation MKLANFVEILKQEIKKEVITFSNLEVTGIEHDSRKVQPGYIFVAIRGYAVDGHDFIAEVVAKQPSLIVAEEERPEIEKVNYLLVKDSRRALALLARTFYGNPTAKLGVIGVTGTNGKTTVTHLIVSLLERLGYRTGLIGTVYNRIGEKILPVTNTTPDALSLQRLLAEMVVDGVSYVAMEVSSHALALQRVWGIEFKTGVFTNLTQDHLDFHETMENYFNAKKMLFEILADQKTFPGVINLDDPYGQRILKEVSHSFITYGIKEKADVRAKNIKLTNNGTTFTLYHQQGEYPVNLKLLGLFNVYNTLAAVAALMALGFPLDLIVQNLPFLNPVPGRFELIDEGQEFAVIVDYAHTPDGLENILQSVRAITAGRVISVFGCGGDRDRTKRPKMGEISAKLADITIITSDNPRTEDPEAIINEIEKGVLETPNRVYLKEVDRKKAIKTALLMAKPGDTVVIAGKGHEDYQIIGTTKYPFDDRVVAREILRGEQ, from the coding sequence GTGAAACTGGCAAATTTTGTTGAAATATTAAAACAGGAAATAAAAAAAGAAGTAATAACTTTTAGCAACCTGGAAGTTACGGGAATTGAACATGACTCTAGGAAAGTTCAGCCTGGCTATATTTTTGTGGCAATTAGGGGTTATGCGGTAGATGGCCATGATTTTATTGCTGAAGTTGTGGCAAAACAACCGTCCTTAATTGTAGCCGAGGAAGAGCGCCCGGAAATAGAAAAAGTAAATTATCTTCTGGTAAAAGACAGCCGACGGGCTCTTGCTCTCTTGGCTCGGACTTTTTACGGTAATCCTACAGCAAAACTTGGGGTAATTGGGGTAACCGGTACTAATGGCAAAACCACCGTTACCCATTTAATTGTTTCCTTATTAGAAAGGCTTGGCTACAGGACAGGATTAATTGGAACGGTTTACAACCGCATTGGCGAAAAAATATTGCCGGTAACTAATACTACCCCCGATGCTTTAAGTCTGCAGCGGCTTTTGGCGGAAATGGTGGTTGATGGGGTGTCCTATGTTGCTATGGAAGTTTCTTCTCACGCCCTGGCTTTGCAAAGGGTTTGGGGAATTGAGTTTAAAACCGGGGTTTTTACCAATTTAACTCAGGATCATTTAGATTTTCATGAAACTATGGAAAACTATTTTAATGCAAAAAAAATGCTTTTTGAAATTTTAGCCGACCAAAAAACCTTTCCAGGAGTGATAAACTTAGATGACCCCTATGGACAGAGAATATTAAAAGAGGTATCTCACTCTTTTATTACTTATGGCATTAAAGAAAAAGCCGATGTTAGGGCTAAAAATATTAAACTTACCAATAATGGCACTACCTTTACCCTTTATCATCAACAGGGAGAATATCCGGTAAATCTAAAACTTCTAGGACTTTTTAACGTTTATAATACTTTAGCGGCTGTAGCTGCGCTCATGGCATTAGGCTTTCCTCTGGATTTAATAGTGCAAAACCTGCCCTTTTTAAATCCTGTACCGGGGAGATTTGAGTTAATTGACGAAGGACAGGAGTTTGCGGTAATTGTGGACTATGCCCATACTCCTGACGGCCTGGAAAATATCTTGCAATCGGTACGGGCTATAACCGCTGGAAGAGTAATTTCCGTTTTTGGTTGTGGTGGGGATAGGGATCGGACCAAACGGCCAAAAATGGGAGAAATTTCAGCAAAACTTGCGGATATTACCATCATTACCAGCGATAATCCTCGAACAGAAGATCCGGAAGCAATAATAAACGAAATAGAAAAGGGTGTTCTGGAAACTCCAAACCGGGTATACTTGAAAGAGGTTGATCGCAAAAAAGCAATTAAGACTGCCCTATTAATGGCCAAGCCGGGAGATACCGTGGTGATTGCCGGAAAAGGCCATGAAGATTACCAGATTATTGGGACAACCAAATATCCTTTTGATGACCGGGTAGTAGCCCGGGAAATACTGCGAGGCGAGCAGTGA
- a CDS encoding UDP-N-acetylmuramoyl-tripeptide--D-alanyl-D-alanine ligase, protein MKKLLGSIIAKVTGGVLFGNDRIFTRVSTDTRTIEPGALFVALIGEKRDGHEFVYDAVAKGAGGVLVNRPFAQEITQIVVKDTFRALQDLALYNRKELGLKVIGITGSNGKTTTKDMVRAVLRQKYSVLATEKNFNNELGVPLTLLSFDETTEIGVVEMGMRGSGEIEALCQIARPDIGIITNIGEAHIELLKSRKNIALAKSELIKNLPQDGVAIINGDSPHLKEIVFKYPVKKYFFGQKSGDLYIKKFIQGEQGLKFTTGGLIEEEFFLPLYGVHNAVNALAAILTGLNFGLTPLVIKEGLKNVELTGMRLELKTLGNLTIIKDYYNASPTSMEAALNVLVKISNKGRKIAVLGEMYELGDYETLGHRQVGEVAARLGVDYLVTVGPKAREIARGAQEQGMPTKNTRHFDSKFDAANFLMTFLKPEDALLLKASRGMKFEELYEIIERGWKSNGNN, encoded by the coding sequence ATGAAAAAACTCTTGGGAAGTATTATAGCTAAGGTTACTGGAGGGGTATTATTCGGTAACGACCGAATATTTACCCGGGTCAGTACTGACACTCGAACTATTGAGCCCGGTGCTTTATTCGTGGCGTTAATTGGGGAAAAAAGGGATGGGCATGAGTTTGTTTACGATGCAGTTGCCAAAGGTGCTGGAGGAGTTCTGGTAAATAGGCCTTTTGCCCAAGAGATTACCCAAATTGTGGTTAAAGATACTTTTCGGGCTTTACAGGATTTAGCTTTATATAATCGTAAGGAATTAGGCTTAAAAGTTATTGGCATAACCGGCAGTAATGGTAAAACCACAACTAAAGATATGGTACGAGCAGTTTTAAGGCAAAAGTACAGCGTTTTAGCTACAGAAAAAAACTTTAACAATGAATTAGGAGTTCCCTTAACTTTACTTAGCTTTGATGAAACTACTGAAATAGGCGTAGTAGAGATGGGTATGCGAGGGTCCGGGGAAATTGAAGCTCTTTGCCAAATTGCCCGGCCCGATATTGGTATCATTACCAATATTGGTGAAGCCCACATTGAGCTTCTAAAAAGCAGGAAAAATATTGCTCTGGCTAAAAGCGAACTTATAAAAAATTTGCCTCAAGATGGAGTTGCAATTATTAATGGAGACAGCCCACATCTCAAAGAAATAGTTTTTAAATATCCGGTAAAAAAATATTTCTTTGGACAAAAAAGCGGTGATTTATACATAAAAAAATTTATCCAGGGGGAACAGGGTCTTAAGTTTACCACCGGTGGTCTTATAGAAGAAGAATTTTTTCTTCCCCTTTATGGGGTCCATAATGCCGTAAATGCTTTAGCGGCAATTCTTACCGGCTTAAACTTTGGTCTAACCCCTTTAGTAATTAAAGAAGGACTTAAAAATGTCGAACTAACCGGAATGCGGTTGGAACTAAAAACCCTTGGAAATTTAACGATAATCAAAGATTACTATAACGCAAGTCCCACTTCCATGGAAGCGGCTTTAAACGTCTTAGTAAAAATTAGCAATAAAGGTAGGAAAATAGCGGTTTTAGGCGAGATGTATGAACTTGGCGACTACGAGACCCTGGGACACCGCCAGGTGGGAGAAGTAGCAGCTAGGCTTGGGGTGGATTATTTAGTAACGGTTGGACCCAAGGCGCGGGAAATAGCTAGAGGGGCTCAAGAACAGGGGATGCCAACTAAAAATACCCGCCACTTTGATTCAAAATTTGATGCGGCTAATTTTCTTATGACCTTTTTAAAACCGGAGGATGCTTTATTATTAAAAGCTTCCCGTGGTATGAAATTTGAAGAACTGTACGAAATAATAGAAAGAGGTTGGAAGAGCAATGGAAATAACTAA
- the murD gene encoding UDP-N-acetylmuramoyl-L-alanine--D-glutamate ligase, translating into MMVGQYTNKRILVVGAGKSGKAVASFLIKHGAKVVLTDKKMSLPVDEELKKLAEEGVELVLGGYPLVKDWEVLVVSPGVPLTEEPIVYSYQEGIPVLGEIELASSQINAPIIAVTGTNGKTTTTAWIGEILKTAGVKTLVAGNIGYPLIEAVYEDWEAVALEVSSFQLETIQNFKPKVAVILNLTPDHLDRHKTIEGYLKAKARIFINQDKSDITILNFDDPLIRSLGDKTPGRVMYFSRNTELNDGVFVKNGKIVVKSLGEEYEIIEVKDLPLPGPHNLENALAAIAASWSFGVERKNIQKGLKLFQGVAHRLEKVAEINDVLFINDSKGTNPDSTIKALNSFDRPIVLIAGGRNKGNSFFKLAREIKEKARLVVLVGECREEIREALKSVGYDKYLLAQDFEEAVTKAKELAKPGDVVLLSPAAASWDMFRNYEERGELFKKLVLKFAEG; encoded by the coding sequence ATGATGGTAGGACAGTATACCAATAAAAGAATACTGGTAGTTGGAGCGGGGAAAAGTGGGAAAGCTGTGGCTTCCTTTTTAATAAAGCATGGAGCTAAAGTGGTGTTAACCGATAAAAAAATGAGCCTTCCGGTAGACGAGGAGTTAAAAAAACTGGCGGAAGAAGGGGTAGAGTTAGTGTTAGGAGGTTATCCTCTGGTTAAAGATTGGGAAGTTTTAGTGGTAAGCCCTGGGGTACCTTTAACCGAAGAACCAATTGTTTATTCCTACCAAGAAGGGATACCGGTTCTTGGGGAAATTGAACTGGCGTCTTCCCAGATTAACGCTCCCATTATCGCTGTAACCGGTACCAACGGTAAAACTACTACTACTGCCTGGATTGGCGAAATTTTAAAAACGGCCGGGGTTAAAACGCTTGTAGCTGGAAATATTGGCTATCCCTTAATTGAAGCGGTTTATGAGGATTGGGAGGCGGTAGCGTTAGAGGTAAGTAGTTTTCAGCTAGAAACGATTCAAAATTTCAAGCCTAAAGTTGCAGTAATTTTAAACCTTACTCCGGATCATCTGGATCGCCATAAAACTATCGAAGGTTATTTAAAGGCAAAAGCCCGAATATTTATTAACCAAGATAAATCCGATATAACCATCTTAAATTTCGATGATCCTCTTATCCGTAGCCTGGGTGACAAAACGCCAGGAAGAGTTATGTATTTTAGTAGGAATACAGAACTTAATGATGGAGTATTTGTTAAAAACGGCAAAATTGTAGTTAAAAGTCTAGGCGAAGAGTACGAAATAATCGAAGTTAAAGACTTACCTCTTCCCGGGCCTCATAATTTAGAAAATGCTTTAGCTGCAATAGCTGCTAGCTGGAGTTTCGGGGTAGAGAGAAAAAATATTCAAAAAGGACTGAAGCTTTTTCAGGGAGTAGCCCATCGCCTGGAAAAAGTTGCGGAGATAAACGATGTATTATTCATCAATGATTCCAAAGGTACTAACCCCGATTCTACTATAAAAGCTTTAAATTCCTTTGACCGGCCAATAGTGTTAATTGCCGGGGGGAGAAATAAGGGGAATTCTTTTTTCAAGCTTGCTCGGGAAATAAAAGAAAAGGCACGTTTGGTGGTTTTAGTGGGTGAGTGTCGGGAAGAGATTAGGGAAGCACTAAAGAGCGTAGGCTACGATAAATATCTTTTAGCCCAGGATTTTGAAGAGGCAGTAACGAAGGCTAAAGAGCTTGCAAAACCTGGCGACGTGGTACTTTTATCCCCGGCAGCTGCTAGCTGGGATATGTTTAGAAATTATGAGGAGCGAGGAGAATTGTTTAAAAAATTGGTTTTAAAATTCGCGGAGGGATAA
- the murG gene encoding undecaprenyldiphospho-muramoylpentapeptide beta-N-acetylglucosaminyltransferase — translation MKLVFAGGGTGGHLYPALALAQNWRTNHPEDQIIFVGTTKGIETSVVPQYGFPLFLIPVEGIPRKFSRDAIKKLLLIPQSLIIAYRFLKKEKPDLVIGTGGYVSFPVVYAATLLKIPTLIHEQNAYPGIANKILARKVNAVCLTFGEAKQRLKARKIYETGLPVRSEFLQNKREDLREKLGIGEKELLLVAFGGSQGAQTLNRVIGYLLPELIKRPHIKVIWATGPKNYENLKQTYINLPEQIKMVPYIDNMPEVLPAADLAITRAGAATLAEIAAAKVASVLIPYPYAAENHQEHNARTFANHGAAVVLKDSDCSEEKVKNTILSLIDNPDVLIKMAEKAQKLLRQDALEEIIKIIKSLLRQTSNKKN, via the coding sequence GTGAAGCTGGTATTTGCCGGAGGAGGTACAGGAGGCCATCTCTATCCGGCTTTAGCCCTTGCCCAGAACTGGCGGACAAACCATCCCGAGGATCAAATAATCTTTGTTGGCACTACTAAAGGTATTGAAACTAGCGTAGTTCCCCAATATGGATTTCCTTTATTTTTAATTCCAGTAGAGGGTATACCTCGGAAATTTAGTAGGGATGCTATAAAAAAGTTGCTGCTTATACCTCAAAGTTTAATTATTGCTTATCGTTTTTTAAAAAAGGAAAAACCGGATTTAGTAATAGGTACTGGGGGTTATGTTAGCTTTCCAGTAGTGTATGCGGCTACTCTTCTTAAGATTCCTACCCTAATCCATGAGCAAAATGCCTATCCAGGAATTGCCAATAAAATCCTGGCACGAAAGGTAAATGCTGTTTGTCTTACTTTTGGAGAAGCCAAGCAAAGGTTAAAGGCCAGAAAAATTTATGAAACGGGTCTTCCGGTAAGGTCCGAATTTTTGCAAAATAAGCGGGAAGATTTAAGGGAAAAATTAGGAATAGGGGAAAAGGAGCTTTTACTGGTGGCTTTTGGCGGAAGCCAGGGAGCACAAACGCTTAATAGAGTTATCGGATATTTGTTACCAGAACTCATCAAGAGACCGCATATAAAAGTAATTTGGGCTACCGGCCCGAAAAATTATGAAAACTTAAAACAGACCTATATAAATCTTCCGGAACAGATTAAAATGGTACCATATATTGATAACATGCCGGAAGTTTTACCGGCAGCGGATTTAGCCATTACCAGGGCGGGTGCGGCAACTTTAGCGGAAATTGCTGCTGCAAAAGTGGCTTCGGTATTAATTCCCTATCCTTATGCTGCAGAAAACCATCAAGAACATAATGCCCGGACCTTTGCTAATCACGGGGCAGCAGTAGTGTTAAAAGATAGTGATTGTAGTGAAGAAAAGGTGAAAAATACAATTTTATCACTTATAGATAATCCTGATGTGCTTATTAAAATGGCCGAAAAGGCGCAAAAACTTTTACGACAGGATGCCTTAGAAGAAATTATAAAAATTATCAAGTCCCTTTTAAGGCAAACAAGTAACAAAAAAAATTAA
- the mraY gene encoding phospho-N-acetylmuramoyl-pentapeptide-transferase yields MEITKGLVALVISFGVTLGGGLFLIPWLLKLKVGQTVRMDGPKRHLKKSGTPTMGGIIFLLGLTVTLIIFRAFDAKTMLLLVTTLLFGLVGFLDDFIKVVLRRPLGLRAREKLLGQVIFSLLLAFGAVAFLGRGTDWYLPFSRVFFEEPRYLELGNLFFFAATVFIMVGSANAVNLTDGLDGLCSSVTLIVMSFFALVSLALKEQGLFIFSMALIGGLFGFLVFNRHPAKVFMGDTGSLALGAAVAGFAVLTQTELFLPLVGIIYVVETLSVIIQVASYQLTGKRIFKMSPLHHHFELSGWSENKIVLTFTLVTLIMVFLSGYGL; encoded by the coding sequence ATGGAAATAACTAAAGGCTTAGTTGCGCTGGTAATTTCTTTTGGAGTAACCTTGGGAGGAGGTTTATTTTTAATTCCCTGGCTGTTAAAGCTTAAAGTTGGTCAAACGGTGAGAATGGATGGCCCAAAACGCCACTTAAAGAAGTCTGGTACCCCTACGATGGGAGGAATTATTTTTCTTTTAGGTTTAACCGTCACCCTTATTATATTTCGGGCTTTTGATGCCAAAACAATGTTATTACTAGTCACCACCTTATTGTTTGGCCTGGTTGGTTTTTTAGATGATTTTATTAAGGTGGTATTAAGGCGACCTTTAGGCTTAAGAGCCCGGGAAAAACTTTTAGGACAGGTAATTTTTTCTTTACTTTTGGCCTTTGGTGCGGTAGCTTTTTTAGGACGGGGGACCGATTGGTACCTTCCCTTTAGCAGGGTGTTTTTTGAAGAACCCCGGTACCTTGAATTAGGAAATCTTTTCTTCTTTGCAGCTACTGTTTTTATTATGGTTGGTTCGGCCAATGCCGTAAATTTAACCGATGGTTTAGATGGATTGTGTTCAAGTGTTACCTTGATTGTCATGAGTTTTTTCGCTTTAGTTTCCCTAGCTTTAAAAGAACAAGGATTGTTCATCTTTTCTATGGCTTTAATTGGAGGACTATTTGGATTTTTAGTCTTTAACCGTCACCCGGCTAAAGTATTTATGGGTGATACCGGTTCACTAGCTTTAGGAGCAGCGGTGGCTGGTTTTGCAGTATTAACCCAAACTGAGCTTTTTCTACCCCTGGTAGGGATTATTTACGTAGTTGAAACGTTGTCAGTTATCATACAGGTTGCATCCTATCAATTAACCGGTAAAAGAATTTTTAAAATGAGTCCCCTGCATCACCACTTTGAATTGTCCGGCTGGTCCGAAAATAAAATAGTGCTTACCTTTACTTTAGTAACTTTAATAATGGTCTTTCTAAGTGGTTATGGACTTTAA